TACCAGTGGTCACCATGATAATCTGTTCAGTCGTCATCATTGTCGTCATCATCCTCTATCTACGGTGCTGTCATCGCACGGCCGGAGATAAAGTCTCAGATGGTAAGTAGACGttgattgagagagagagagagagagagagagagagagagagagagagagagagagagagagagagagagagagagagagagagagagagagagagagaacgagaacggacggacggacggagagagatatagagagagagaaagaaagaaggggagagagaaagagagagattgacttattgtttgttttttagttGAAAAAAGCAAAAAGACAGAGAAGACAAAAAGTACTGTAGGAGGAGATATGCCGTTGTTGAGCTTAGGAGGTTATGAAAAAGGTACTcgagtttatttataaattgatatGTACCCTCTCACATATATACGTGGCTACAGGGATCTTAATTAATGAACCAATAAGTCATCAAATATCACTTAATGACGTTAGATACACTGTTTGAATATAGTGTAATGTAATTGAATACTGGAAAATTAAAGTTAATGTATTTTTGCCCTGAGCTCTATTGTAAACCTAACCATAACTCTATAGTGGCCATTAGCCGTGAAGGTAAACCAAAAACAATTTATCGAATTTGTTTTATGTAGATTTTTATGTATCTATTGCCAGCTATATCGAATGCATTCAGTTGTATGGTGATATATGTAGTTTAAAGTTTCGCCTGTGTAATTTATACATTCTGAGTGTATTCTGTTTTCGAGGTTGTCAATTACTTCTATACTGCAGCCAAAGTTAAAcagtctgatttttttttttttggggggggggggggttcaatgcTATGCATGCACGTCCATAAATCAACTTGCATAAAATCCTCCATTTTACATTGTAGATGCAGAGTCCGTCCTAAATggaggtatatatatatatataattatatacacatTTCAGTTGTAAtagtttaatattaaaaaatatattcatttttctcGTTTGAGAATTGCATTTTAAGCCACTGTTGTgctatttcaaaaattcttagTTTCTTTCGTTTTATCTTTAATAATGGACTTTATCTTTTTTCAGCAAAAGACCAACTGAGAGAAATAAAGAGCCTTGAGAAAAACCTAGGAATTTCTGTTAAAGGTACACACATACTCCTAACCGTGACACTTAGTTCATTGTGTCAGACTTAACAAACATCCGAATTCCTAGCGCGTTGTGCATATTTTTCTCAcacattgaataaaaaaaaaatacggacGAACGCAGTCATGCGCATtcgtatttttttgttaaactgGGAAAGAGTTTATTAGGGTTATTTCCGCGTTAAGTGCCGGGAAAAATTGTCAGCGtacgaattttaaaaatatgtaaatcatCCATTGTGTTTATAGACGATAGTGTTGATAAAGAATTaaacttttgaaatataatgtatCCAGTCTAATCAAGGTCGGTtgctaatttatttattatcttatttttcaaacaGAATTTAAAAACTTGATGTGGCATGGTAAGTtataatgtatattttgattataacaaTTTCTAtctattaaattcaaaattttcatcagcatttattcttttcaaaatttgacataGAAACCAAAATgaacttattgtattgttttgtttgtctTTTCAGCGACATCAATCTTAAAGTTAATTGGTAAGGCATtcaattttgaagatttaattcaattaaaattggaatttgattaaaaaagtaaacgatattattttttttcctttacaacTTCATTACGATTCATttcatgtactacatgtatttacatactaagtaattcataaaatgaactttgaatattttctgaCGTTGCTTGTTTTTGTACATAGATGAGGGTATTGATGAAGAAAGTGAGCCTAAAAATCTGAAAGACGAACTGTTTTCAGAGGTGAACAAAAGGGGTAAGTTAAAGGTAGTCTCGCGTTAAATTCTGCTTGATGTGATTTTTATAGATTGAtatattgcatttaaaaaagattttgctCAATGGAAACCAAACCTTTGAAGTACCTTCATGGAGCTGGAAATGTAGGTGTACACCTTTTAGTTGATGtagatacttgtacatgtattgtactaCAATAAAATAAGACATGGAAAAACAAAGTCTGTTCTAACATTTACTTTTCAGCATTGTCTGACTTTAGCAAGTAAAATAAGTTAATGAGACcgaattgaaaaagaaaaaaatacataaaagagAAAACGGTATAccattttttccttttaaaaaaaacctattggTCCTCACGAATGGTTTTGAATTAGTATTGATTCGGCTCGCCTTGTGGGCTCCAGTAGGTCCAGTACAAAGCCTTGAAGGGACCCCAAGGGACAACGCCAAGAAGCCTATAAATTCTAGATACATGAATTTAGTAGAGGATAGTTCTTTTCGTTGCTTTTGCAGTCGCAAAAGATCCAAAAGACAAACCGGACGACGACGACGATGACGAACCGAAGAAGAGAAGAATAGAAAGTGCGCGGGAAAAACAGAATCGTCTGTTCACCGGTATGTAAAATATCATTCTCCGATTACAGTAAACTACATGCAATTGTTCCTCTTTATTAACTCCTCGAAAATTTCGACTTGCAGACTATTTAGGGCTGGGGTATAATATAATAGCAGACGTGTAAAATCTAACATTCTGTCATGTTTGTGTTATAAgtatataacccccccccccaaaaaaaaaggaaaccaaaaaacaaaatgtgCAACATGGCAATACTGAGAATTGCAGATTactgatttaataaaaaaaattgatgtatcTCTGTTCAATAACTACcgtattctttaatttttctttcagaGACGAACAAAGTCTTGAACGATGGTAAAACTTGCTatattactttttgaaaaatcatcTTTCTTTTTTCCAATGAATAAACATCATAACTGTAATTGTTGATGATCGTTtacattttttgataatgtttattttttaaagcaaataaCATTTGTGTAGTCGCATTACAAAATCAACTTTAAGTaaaacattatttcaaacagGGATTGATTTTCGGtgcaaatatattaaaatgaaaccATGACATTGCTATTTCGGCTATTTTTTCGACCAGGTAAAAAGTTCATCAAAGAAGCCAACCAAAAAGACATCGAAATACGGAATTTTACAAAAGGTAACATCGTGGGAAtgattggggttttttttatggtgtcaatgattttttaaagtttcataTTAGTGATTTTTTACAAGGAAAGATTGTTCTTATTTGTGCTCataacatcaaaagaaatttcaGTTAACATTTCATAACGTTTCCTGTTAATTTTTTAGACGCTAAGAAAGCTTTAACCCAAGGtaagataaatatataaaatctttatGTACAATTATTGAAAGTAGAAATATATTGAagacaaatttttacattgttataaaaaattaaatattttaaacagttttattaTAGAAGCATGTAAAGAAGAAATTTTGAAGTCTCCCCCAAATCTTCAAgatatcttattaaaaaaaccttaatgaattaatttaaagcaCAACAATATTTTTCCTTGTCTACTTGTACATGTCCTTTTGTTCCATACTAATGAATGCTTAGTAAACACTTTCGGTTTCATCGAAATTAAAGCAACTGaacaattaattaaatgaaatactCTATATGTAGGTTTTGGTTTCGGTAACATATATATCAACCATTGATGCCAATCTGTATTTTTACTTTCGTTTTCAGTCAAAGATCGTGTGCGTGCTATGAAGAAGCCTACAGGTAAATTATATAATCGATAGACCCTGGACGCCTTACTGTGATGTTTCCGTGTTTTCTTTCTGTGTCTTTCTTGTTCTTTTTCATTTCTGTCTATTAAAGAAACATGATGACTTTTGTGTTCAATTTCTGGTACAGCTTTTTATAGAACACATTATGTGAAATTCTTTTTGAACAACATGTGCCATTTTCATAGAAATTTTTATCCATATATGTTTGCATAGCCTATCTTTTATTCCTGAACATAATAAATACaatgttagattttttttaaaaaatgataagcaAAAGAATGCTGTCATGCATGAagtgttttaatgttaataaaacagcttatatttaataatacaaaaccacaaatatgttaatttttctaCAATAGGTGTTTCTAAAATTAGAGATCATAGGTAAATATATAATCAACAGCAAGAAAAATCATCACCACCCTTCTTccatttgatgacgtcatgaaagAATAAATCAACCCTATTCAGCAGAGCGATAGCTTACAAGCGCTTGCCTGATtttcttattatatatatattttacatgtactttatctcTTTACGACAAACGTTCGCAAGCACTCTCTCTGCTGAAAATACCTCCGAATGGCGATAATAGTTCTGTGACACTCTGCAGCAATGGAGTTAGAATTAGAACCCATCTCACCTTTTCTTTCCTAAcactttatcaaattatttagcAAAAAATGGCATCAAATTGATTTGTTATTTgtaaaacttttcttttatagtataaatatatagagCAATTCAACAATGGTTCATAagtattaaatttataaaatctaGTTTTTTGACTCTCTCAAAGAATGAAAAATCTTTCCATTGCGTCatgttttgaaacaaattgcTATTTTGCCAATCTAATGCAATGAAACCATTCCAATACTTTATTTTGGTACACTTTGAAAGGCAGCGAATAAATACATTTTCTAACCAGTTCATCTTGACAACCCTCCACCTTtaaaagtgattttatagaCACATGAACTGgtatatatatgacaaatttgaaCGTCGAATTctctttttatgaattttaaccaataattttgttttgtaactCACTCAGATAAGAAGAAGGATGGTAAATTGGGGAAAGCTGGATCAGGGTAAGacattgaaatcattttaatgtAGTTTTACTATAAACGCACGAGGAAAGATgaactaaattaaaaataaactcaaattttaactttttgactTAATAGCAAAGTACtgcagtatttcatttttttttaaaaatacatatatattaattcatggaaaaaaataaagaaaaaaatatataatgaattgtTTAATTTAATCTTTATGCAATGTCGTTATTCCATCTTTAGGAAATCAGATTTTGATAACTTTAAATGTTAACTTCGTATATGTATATGAGGGGCATAATTTTTGggaaaaaagattttctttaatttaatttcaatataaacgcTTGAATAGGTTAATTTATAGGAAGAGTGTCTgacttttattttgtaaaaatgtttttgcgGTTTTATTTTTAAGTGAGGAGAGCAAGCcgttattaaaatgaaaaaaaaaccccgaggAAAGTGACTTCGAAAGTACCACCATGCAACCGTTTCGTAAAATTCTTCTCAGCGACATTACGTACAGAACTACATTGGCAGATTGCTATTAGAATGAATGCAAGAGATAAGTCTTTGTGGACTTTATCAAATCTGTTGTAAAGAATGGTGCTTCGACTAATTACAgtaaattttgcaaatactagtatactttttcatcattttttttatatggaaGGTTATTTTATGCTCAATATACAAgatctacatgtacctgttttgtgtgatattaaatatataatctgtatttattctgtaaaaaaataaagcGTAGAAGTCGTCGtttgttttcagtatatttcGATTTTAATATCATGGGTAAaattagatttacatgtatatgacgtATTGTGTTATccatttgtatttaatttacatgtacagattATAATAATTTTCACTTCAATGTACAATCGCACTTGGGACtgttataattttattgcaAGTTCACTTTGTCTTCAAAACAATCATTTGAGATTTTCtggttgtatatatatatatttacattgtttGTACTTGATAATATTTGTACTAGTCTAGCATTTTATTGGATTCTTTATGTGTGAAGGTTGCGTCTTCTAAAAATTGCACAAATATCGTCACATTGCATTTTTTAACTAGTCTGCATCATCcattcatttgtattgtttatttccaCTGACAACGCAAACGTCTGAATGATGCAGACTACGATGTTACATATCTTATAATCATTATGTGTTAACATTAATGTAGTTTGCTTGACCTCTGGTGTAATCAACTGTTGTGCttggatatatttttaacaataaaacagGTCGTGAGCGTTTGTAAAATTGCGTCTTTCGGGCGTCCAAaggaatattttgaaatgattttgaattctaatttttcaaaatatataaaatgaagtTGGGCTTGATTATTccaaacaaatgtttatatgaTTATTACAACGTTTAATGTTGTCAATAATATTTGATTATGATAATACCTGTTAGGTTAATTTCATTCTTATCTATTTCCCCCTGttggatatttattttatacaacatatatatacaaagtaaAAAGTAACTTTAAGCAattgttaatttgtacaaaagtcAGTAAGACAATGAACTTTTTTCTGGGAATTATTGGTACATAGAAGACATTCACTTGTATGATTGCAATAGAGTTAGTGCACATGGACTGCAACTGTCTGGTCCATTTAAAAAAGCGCTGTTGTCTTTCTGTAATACGCAGCACCCACATCTCTTGCATAACGAAAATTAAGAATATGGAGTTCAGGCGAATCTTAGTCCAAAAGTACTCGATTATCTAGCAACgagaaaaacaaatacaaatcaCTTTGTGACGGTCCTGATTGTGCGGTGTTGTAGTCCTCAATGACGTTCCCACCAGGTATTGCGATACAATGGTGTTTCAGGGCAGAGTGTAGTAAAATGCTCGAATACGTTCGTAACAGATTTTGCTCAGAGGCAGCACAATTCTGGTGGGGTATCTAGGAGGGTCCACAGCTATATTTACACAGAACAATTTGATGATTATTAGGAATTTTTTACATATGCTTAGGTGGTTTGTATGCACAAAGGATGTTGAATTTAACAAAATCAGGATCGCCAAGCAGACAGAGTGAAACGAGATCATGAAGGATTCCGCTGATGTTTTCACCTGAGACTTATTTGGAAAGTATCCACTTTCAAGATAATCAGTTAACACTTGGTGTAAATTATATTTCCACGGTATGGAAATGATGTCCAAAATCAACCCATAATGCTTAATACTGGCATTGAACAGGTAGGAGAACAGACGGACGATGCATATACGCACTGTCAGGTACAATGTCTTCAGTTCACAGAGCTGACCTAAGAACGGTAATTTCTTAATGTCGATCTCTGCTGTTATAGACAGGAGACATACAGTGTAGAAGTCTTTCGCATGTGTCTGATCTAATATGGTAGGACAGTCCCATAACATACTGCTTATGAATGACAAAATGTTGAAATGTTGAATTGAGTGACCTAATGTCTTTAATCCAAATATCTCACCAGAATTCGCCCCCACAAAGAACggtaaaactatttttttagaGCCTGGCGACTGTTATGGGTTTGAACTGTTTGGACATTTGAAGAGCAGAATATGCTTGTCGTCCTTACTTGCAAGCGTTAGATGTTCTTCACCAGGGTCAAAATTGGAGcttaaaagaatttaaagatTGTTGTACAAGTTGGAAGATTCAATACGTTCTTTGTCGAGAATCCAGTAGTGTCAGCAGGATCTGATTGGGTCTTTTATATGGAAGTAAAGAATATTTAGTTTTGCagcattaaaattaaaacgccAGTGTATGGAATAATGATTTTGCAGCATTAAAAGTAAACCGACAGcgtataaaattatattattacagcgtataaagtattaaaaactTTTGGAGCTCACGTGGGATGACTCCGGAACAATTACACAGATGTCATCTGCTAAGGTTGGGTAAGAGCTTTAAACGTTGAAAAATCCCATGTTTGAACTTAGATTTTCAATTTAATGATaaccttttaaaaataacaactatGAAATTTAAGTCACTGTTTAATACCACACAATAAGAATGAGCATTGTTTAATTTGTATTACTTTttccatttgttttgtaaattttcatttgaactGTTACACTTTTACTGTACTGATTAGATTTATATTGGAAAAATAAGGTATAGACTGATGCCACGTTAACTACATATGTCTGGAACATACCAAGAAAGGTgaaatttttatctatattacAAAGTAAATCAAAGAAGGGGTCGTTGGTCCAAAGATACATTTCAAAAAAGAGAAAATCTCAGTAATATTTGATTACCTTTATTATTAAAAGTATTGgacattataaaaattgatataatataaactgacaaatattgataatattattaaCTTAGGTTTTACAAAAACGTAAATGAATAACACGTGATTTATACAAGTTAAACAATAAATGCATACATTACAGATGataacacaatttaaagaatacatttttattttaattttatgatttaaaaaaattatgcaagtaaatttgaagttttcaatgcaaataaaattattattaaacaaataaagattacatgataacaaaaaaatccgatgcatttacaattcaaaattatgatatGCATGTATGATAAAAAGAGGACAATTATGTATTAGTTATTTAACATTACAATTAGAACGgatcaaattaatattaaaacttttGACACATGTTGTACAAGAAATAtgacagagaaagagagagaggacTGCCTGCATTTAAGCAAGTGTTGGTTTATCCGATTTCTTGTGTTGATATGTACACGTATTGATAAACTTGAAGCATTTTCCTTGGAACTTAAACGTTTCTTACATAGGATATAGATcgaacattgtaaataaaaaaggaacatttactatgtaaatatatttttacaagctATAAATAATCCAACCCAGAATACCCATCttcatgtttaaataaaaagaacttATCATTGTTTCTAAGCCCGAGGACCAAGAATGGAtcaattgaaattgtttgtatATTCCACCGAGTAAAAGTCTTGATCAATTAGACCTATCAATTGTATGCAAACATAAATTAACAcactaacaagtaaaaaaagCCCTGATTCACACTTACAAGTGAAAAAGAAAGATAGGAAGAAAGATGAATTTGAACAGAAAACAGTTGCTACTCAGATTAAGAACAGTGTATATTTATCTACCTGCATTATATTCTATTCTGTGTAAGTATAGTTTTAATCATTTAACACTTATAGAAATACAAACTTAATTTACGTAGCTGTAGACGATTTCAAGAATGTAAACATAAGTGAGAAATGAAACTGggatattataaaaaatctgCTGAACATGTGAGAAATCACATTACCAAATATAATATTTCGaactaaatctttttttatctattttataacgaaaactatgatattttttttcattctaaattTTTGGTTACTCTTTCAATTGTGTTCAGTCCTTTTTATATTCATCCAATGTTGTGTTTTGGACAGGACTACTATTTATTATCTATTCCGACATTTTGAAAGTCACATTACAATGATATCAAATTACTATGAGGCACGTAagatgataaatttaaaaaaaaataaaattagtttatAACAATTAAAAACCTTAAATTCACACTTCGTTCTCATTTGTAGTGGTTCTGTGCTTTGCAGACACGTTCAAATAACGATGGGAAGAGACTTCTTCTCCTAGTTTAGTCCgttacaaaaaaagtaattactagattttttattctaaataaataataacCCCCAgtctaaattaaaaatatacatgtttaacGTCTATCCCTCATTTCCATCCTTTtacctctctctgtctctctctgtctctctctctctctctctctctctctctcttcacaagcatataataatgacgttttttcaAATCACcacaatattaattttacacTACTAACATCAGCATGCTGTTGGAATAAGACTGGGGCCCAGCCCCCACCTTACAGCATTGCACTGGAGAGTCAGCTGAGAGAAGAACTGTTCACGGGGTACTCGGTGCTACAGAGACCGTCCCAAATCGTAGATGTCTTCATGGACTTCTCTCTTCTGACCGTCAACGACCTGGTGGGTATtagaaaattttattaattttattttattctacaaGAAAAAATACGTCCCTTTAGCTATATTTGCGGTACTTACACGGAACCCCTCCAAAAATACGT
This genomic window from Crassostrea angulata isolate pt1a10 chromosome 8, ASM2561291v2, whole genome shotgun sequence contains:
- the LOC128160914 gene encoding uncharacterized protein LOC128160914, producing MDYFTDIVILCFLLGLSAGQDAGTTTMGPTPMSKMAPPNLLPLIVPVVTMIICSVVIIVVIILYLRCCHRTAGDKVSDVEKSKKTEKTKSTVGGDMPLLSLGGYEKDAESVLNGAKDQLREIKSLEKNLGISVKEFKNLMWHATSILKLIDEGIDEESEPKNLKDELFSEVNKRVAKDPKDKPDDDDDDEPKKRRIESAREKQNRLFTETNKVLNDGKKFIKEANQKDIEIRNFTKDAKKALTQVKDRVRAMKKPTDKKKDGKLGKAGSG
- the LOC128160915 gene encoding uncharacterized protein LOC128160915; this translates as MNLNRKQLLLRLRTVYIYLPALYSILSCCWNKTGAQPPPYSIALESQLREELFTGYSVLQRPSQIVDVFMDFSLLTVNDLNIKDQTFSVSALLSLVWIKIKSLKFLVMDRQ